From Paraburkholderia sabiae, a single genomic window includes:
- a CDS encoding tellurite resistance TerB family protein, whose protein sequence is MTSSSGSYDDEPLVSMNMAGATADAYRIGPASSGARPAMRTSARWIAPGETVDIHGVDVSGGFFYTGDVQRSHADSIEACVIDVRFDVARDGADPSAGLGSVALSYGGFTPEQRRAYLEWLASDRKKSDINTGYLFFYLYGLERRVLVDGAAGKVSGDEFNAIAKELRRLINLDANYGWQKHVRALIDALSLMASRHTRMYLQPAPDGLATGYQVPLNVRVAFGQAALDQHPLPADWALAWVKLDPMMVRRTAVARCPEEFDRVFTRQYRDRFGVGMLLPANRTKLDASPQPSFRALKSVPVPGFLVGLPDIAAVNGTRNKLQLLMHESAVALDAYSRYLGRYPEAQGTLEATLTLPPTMWPQATHDAIDALADEIAGETAVSTFGALLARFRSGGKMTRDKAVVFTTALAEAGIAVEPDVRLGARTPKPTDAVALFTIEPGASPLAIDDAYEVATIIVDLAATVARADGDATQRETAVIEWQIDQWPHLSDEQRRRLKARNLVQLAQPTASAGLKKKLEPLSHDVKATIASFLVHTANADGVVSRDEVRLLEKVYRMLGIDPQRLYTDLHQHASGAAVTPAHAGTKPSKKHADAPKPAAPKHEFVLDATRIAALKEETARVSSMLADVFVEEAHTAHATPHAAEHVRTPEAVKEQHVLEVPAATATHDEAQQTSDANAEASDEANEPLLGLDDAHLSFLRLLVTRASWTRAELADAASHLELMLDGAIEQVNEASLDRWDEPLTDGDDPVEINQEVAQRLAA, encoded by the coding sequence ATGACAAGTTCTTCCGGCTCATACGACGACGAGCCGTTGGTATCGATGAACATGGCGGGCGCTACGGCCGACGCCTACCGCATCGGCCCCGCGTCCTCCGGCGCGCGGCCGGCTATGCGTACGTCTGCGCGCTGGATCGCGCCGGGCGAAACCGTCGATATCCACGGCGTCGACGTGTCGGGAGGCTTTTTCTACACGGGCGACGTGCAGCGCTCGCACGCCGATTCGATCGAAGCCTGCGTGATCGATGTGCGCTTCGACGTGGCTCGCGACGGCGCGGATCCGTCGGCGGGACTGGGCAGTGTCGCGCTGAGCTATGGCGGCTTTACGCCCGAGCAGCGCCGCGCGTACCTCGAATGGCTGGCGTCCGACCGCAAAAAGTCGGACATCAACACCGGCTACCTGTTTTTCTATCTGTACGGGCTGGAGCGGCGGGTTCTCGTCGACGGCGCGGCGGGCAAGGTGAGCGGCGACGAATTCAACGCGATCGCGAAGGAACTGCGGCGCCTGATCAATCTCGACGCCAACTACGGCTGGCAAAAGCACGTGCGCGCGCTGATCGATGCGCTGTCGCTGATGGCGTCGCGGCACACGCGGATGTATCTGCAACCCGCGCCCGACGGACTCGCGACGGGTTATCAGGTGCCGCTGAACGTGCGCGTCGCGTTTGGCCAGGCGGCGCTCGACCAGCATCCGCTGCCCGCTGACTGGGCGCTCGCGTGGGTCAAGCTCGATCCGATGATGGTGCGGCGCACGGCCGTCGCGCGTTGTCCTGAGGAATTCGACCGGGTCTTCACGCGGCAATATCGCGACCGTTTCGGCGTCGGCATGCTGCTGCCCGCGAACCGCACGAAGCTCGATGCGTCGCCGCAGCCGTCGTTCCGCGCGTTGAAGAGCGTGCCCGTGCCGGGGTTTCTGGTTGGTTTGCCCGATATCGCCGCCGTCAACGGCACGCGCAACAAGCTGCAACTGCTGATGCACGAAAGCGCCGTGGCGCTCGATGCGTACAGCCGCTATCTCGGCCGCTATCCCGAGGCGCAGGGCACGCTCGAGGCGACGCTGACGCTGCCGCCCACGATGTGGCCGCAGGCGACCCACGACGCGATCGATGCGCTCGCCGACGAAATCGCCGGGGAGACCGCCGTCAGCACGTTCGGCGCGCTGCTGGCGCGCTTCCGGTCGGGCGGCAAGATGACGCGCGACAAGGCCGTCGTGTTCACGACAGCGCTCGCGGAAGCGGGCATCGCCGTCGAGCCGGACGTGCGCCTCGGCGCGCGCACGCCGAAGCCGACCGACGCCGTCGCGCTGTTCACGATCGAACCGGGCGCAAGCCCGCTCGCGATCGACGACGCGTATGAAGTCGCGACGATCATCGTCGACCTGGCCGCGACCGTCGCGCGCGCGGACGGCGATGCGACGCAGCGCGAGACGGCCGTGATCGAATGGCAGATCGACCAGTGGCCGCATTTGTCGGACGAACAGCGCAGGCGTCTGAAAGCGCGCAACCTCGTGCAACTCGCGCAGCCGACGGCGAGCGCGGGCTTGAAGAAGAAGCTCGAACCGCTGTCGCACGATGTGAAGGCGACGATCGCGTCGTTCCTCGTGCATACGGCAAATGCCGACGGCGTCGTGTCGCGCGACGAAGTGCGGTTGCTCGAAAAGGTGTACCGGATGCTCGGCATCGATCCGCAGCGTCTTTACACCGATCTGCATCAGCATGCGAGCGGCGCGGCTGTCACACCGGCGCATGCGGGCACGAAGCCGTCGAAGAAACACGCCGACGCGCCGAAGCCCGCTGCACCGAAGCACGAATTTGTGCTGGACGCGACGCGCATCGCCGCACTCAAGGAAGAGACGGCGCGCGTGTCGTCGATGCTGGCCGACGTGTTCGTAGAAGAAGCGCACACGGCGCACGCAACCCCGCACGCCGCCGAGCACGTTCGCACGCCGGAAGCCGTCAAGGAACAGCACGTGCTTGAGGTTCCAGCAGCAACGGCCACGCACGACGAAGCGCAGCAAACGTCTGACGCAAACGCGGAAGCAAGCGACGAAGCAAACGAGCCGCTGCTGGGCCTCGACGACGCGCACTTGTCGTTCCTGCGTCTGCTCGTCACGCGTGCGTCGTGGACGCGCGCCGAACTCGCCGACGCCGCGTCGCATCTCGAACTGATGCTCGACGGCGCGATCGAACAGGTGAACGAGGCGTCGCTCGACCGTTGGGACGAGCCGCTCACGGACGGAGACGATCCCGTCGAAATCAATCAGGAAGTCGCACAAAGGTTGGCTGCATGA
- the ampC gene encoding class C beta-lactamase has product MHAGARVKQAVDAAIQPMMAKNGIPGVAVGVIVDGRAQVFNYGVASTQSHEPVTDDTLFELGSVSKTFTATLTEWAQVDGQLSLSDEVGKYLPELHGTPFGQLGLLNLGTHTPGVLPLQVPDEIHNDAQLMRYFKAWRPTYAPGTVRTYTNPGIGTLGLIAAKSMGQDFTALIEQRLFPALGLRNSFIDVPVGRAADYAQGYTKDGKPIRMAGGVLAAQAYGVKSTAADMLRFIEANMKLVTVDSQLQRAITQTHTGYFQAGPMTQDLIWEQYPYPVKLSALLEGNGSAMALDATPVKAIVPPEAPKDDVWINKTGSTNGFGSYVAFVPSRRIGIVILGNRNFPIADRVAAAHGILESLDRGG; this is encoded by the coding sequence ATGCACGCGGGCGCTCGCGTCAAACAGGCCGTCGACGCAGCGATCCAGCCGATGATGGCCAAAAACGGCATTCCCGGTGTAGCAGTCGGTGTGATCGTCGACGGGCGGGCGCAGGTGTTCAACTATGGCGTTGCATCGACGCAATCTCATGAACCCGTCACCGACGACACACTGTTCGAACTTGGCTCCGTGAGCAAGACGTTCACGGCGACGTTGACGGAGTGGGCGCAGGTCGATGGGCAGTTATCGTTGAGCGATGAAGTCGGCAAATATCTGCCGGAGCTGCACGGCACACCGTTCGGGCAACTTGGCCTGCTGAATCTCGGCACGCACACGCCGGGCGTGCTGCCGCTTCAGGTGCCCGACGAAATCCACAACGACGCGCAACTGATGCGCTACTTCAAGGCATGGCGTCCGACGTATGCGCCCGGCACGGTCCGCACGTACACGAATCCGGGCATCGGCACGCTTGGCCTGATCGCGGCGAAGAGCATGGGGCAGGACTTCACGGCGCTGATCGAGCAGCGGCTCTTTCCGGCGCTTGGGCTGAGAAACAGCTTCATCGACGTCCCCGTTGGCAGGGCGGCTGATTACGCACAGGGCTATACGAAGGACGGCAAGCCGATCCGCATGGCGGGCGGCGTGCTCGCGGCACAGGCGTATGGCGTGAAATCGACGGCGGCCGACATGCTGCGCTTCATCGAAGCCAACATGAAGCTCGTCACGGTCGACAGCCAGTTGCAACGCGCGATCACGCAGACGCATACAGGCTATTTCCAGGCCGGTCCGATGACGCAGGATCTGATCTGGGAGCAATACCCGTATCCCGTCAAGTTGAGCGCGCTGCTGGAAGGCAACGGCTCGGCGATGGCGCTCGACGCGACGCCCGTCAAGGCAATCGTGCCCCCCGAAGCGCCGAAGGACGACGTCTGGATCAACAAGACGGGCTCGACCAACGGCTTTGGTTCGTACGTCGCATTCGTGCCGTCGCGGCGCATCGGCATCGTGATTCTCGGCAACCGGAATTTTCCGATTGCGGATCGGGTTGCCGCCGCGCACGGCATTCTGGAATCGCTGGATCGCGGCGGTTAG
- a CDS encoding DEAD/DEAH box helicase: MSLPASGSTDSRSFDLLDERIRRWIWREGWTELRDAQERAVPALIDADRDVIIAAATAAGKTEAAFLPILSNLLRDEPCSGSVLYVSPLKALINDQWSRLDNLCEAQEIPVTGWHGDVSSGRKQRFVKKPTGVLLITPESLEAMFVTRGASLATTFGALRYVVVDELHAFIGSERGMQLQSLMQRVDHVCGRRVPRVGLSATLGDMRLAAEFLRPKGAQDVQIVESGNTGQELKILIKGYVEKPPRIQFEPGIENPGLEDVVPASTVEVANHMYKVLRGSNNLIFPNSRRQVELYADLLRRACERDGYPNEFWPHHGSLSKELREQTEQALKKGDRPASAVCTTTLELGIDIGAVKSVVQVGAPPSVASLRQRLGRSGRRKGEAAILRSYCVEAELHSGSDLSDRLRESLVQSVAMVNLLLRGWFEPPRAGGMHPSTLVQQILSIIAERGGARANELWDTLVVQGPFGAIDKPTFAAILRSLGSKDLIVQEASGLLLHGVAGERLVNHYEFYASFSTDDEFRIVAGAKVLGSVPVSRPLAPGQGLVFGGQRWRVQEVDAPRKTVYVKPDQGGVPPVFDGGGSLVHDEVRREMFNVLKDGAPVVFLDSTGRELLEEARRYFASNELATRSVFTHGGNTVLATWSGDWINDALVVLLRAEGLDAWNQGPTVSVRIHGADSMKDALQRIAALTPSQTTDALRAIGNIDNEKWDSTLPDDVKRSAYASLRLDMPGAQALARRLAAACE; the protein is encoded by the coding sequence ATGAGCTTGCCAGCTTCCGGCTCAACTGATTCGCGCAGCTTCGACCTGCTCGACGAGCGCATTCGCCGCTGGATCTGGCGCGAAGGCTGGACCGAGTTGCGCGATGCGCAGGAGCGGGCGGTGCCCGCGCTGATCGATGCCGACCGCGACGTGATCATCGCGGCGGCGACGGCCGCGGGCAAAACGGAAGCGGCCTTTCTTCCCATTCTGTCGAACCTGCTGCGCGACGAACCGTGCAGTGGTTCCGTGCTGTACGTCAGTCCGCTGAAGGCGCTGATCAACGACCAATGGTCGCGTCTCGACAATCTCTGCGAGGCGCAGGAGATTCCCGTCACTGGCTGGCATGGCGATGTCTCGTCGGGACGCAAGCAGCGCTTCGTGAAAAAGCCGACGGGCGTGCTGCTGATCACGCCCGAATCGCTCGAAGCGATGTTCGTCACGCGAGGAGCCTCGCTGGCCACGACGTTCGGCGCGCTGCGTTATGTGGTCGTCGATGAGTTGCATGCGTTCATCGGCTCGGAGCGCGGCATGCAGTTGCAGTCGCTGATGCAGCGCGTCGATCATGTGTGCGGGCGGCGCGTACCGCGCGTCGGCCTGTCGGCGACGCTCGGCGACATGCGGCTCGCCGCCGAATTTTTGCGTCCGAAAGGCGCGCAGGACGTGCAGATCGTCGAGTCGGGCAATACCGGACAGGAACTGAAGATCCTGATCAAAGGCTATGTCGAGAAGCCGCCGCGCATCCAGTTCGAACCGGGCATCGAGAATCCCGGTCTCGAAGACGTCGTGCCCGCCAGCACGGTCGAAGTCGCGAATCACATGTACAAGGTGCTGCGCGGCTCGAACAATCTGATCTTTCCGAACAGCCGCCGGCAGGTCGAGCTCTACGCCGATCTATTGCGCCGCGCATGCGAGCGCGACGGTTATCCGAACGAGTTCTGGCCGCATCACGGCAGTCTGTCGAAGGAATTGCGCGAGCAGACGGAACAGGCGCTGAAGAAGGGCGACCGGCCCGCGAGCGCCGTCTGCACGACGACGCTCGAACTCGGCATCGACATCGGCGCAGTGAAGAGTGTGGTGCAGGTGGGCGCGCCGCCGTCGGTGGCGAGCTTGCGGCAGCGGCTCGGGCGCTCGGGACGGCGCAAGGGCGAAGCGGCGATTCTGCGCAGCTATTGCGTCGAAGCGGAATTGCACAGTGGCTCCGATCTGTCGGACCGGCTGCGCGAGAGCCTCGTGCAATCGGTGGCGATGGTGAATCTGCTGCTGCGCGGCTGGTTCGAGCCGCCGCGCGCTGGCGGCATGCATCCGTCGACGCTCGTGCAACAGATTCTGTCGATCATCGCCGAGCGCGGCGGTGCGCGAGCAAACGAACTGTGGGACACGCTCGTCGTGCAAGGCCCGTTCGGCGCGATCGACAAGCCGACCTTCGCGGCCATTTTGCGCAGCCTGGGTTCGAAAGATCTGATCGTGCAGGAAGCAAGCGGCTTGCTGCTGCACGGCGTGGCGGGCGAGCGGCTGGTCAATCACTACGAGTTCTACGCATCGTTTTCGACCGACGACGAATTCCGCATCGTCGCGGGCGCGAAGGTGCTCGGCTCGGTGCCTGTGTCGCGGCCGCTGGCGCCGGGGCAGGGACTCGTGTTCGGCGGTCAGCGCTGGCGTGTGCAGGAAGTCGACGCGCCGCGCAAGACCGTCTACGTGAAGCCCGACCAGGGCGGCGTGCCGCCCGTGTTCGACGGCGGCGGCTCGCTCGTGCACGACGAGGTGCGGCGCGAGATGTTCAACGTGCTGAAGGACGGCGCGCCCGTCGTGTTCCTCGATTCGACGGGGCGCGAACTGCTCGAAGAGGCGCGCCGCTATTTCGCGTCGAACGAACTGGCCACGCGCTCCGTGTTCACGCATGGCGGCAACACCGTGCTCGCGACATGGTCCGGCGACTGGATCAACGATGCCCTCGTCGTGCTGCTGCGCGCCGAAGGCCTCGATGCATGGAACCAGGGACCAACGGTGAGCGTGCGCATCCACGGCGCCGATTCGATGAAGGACGCGCTGCAACGGATCGCCGCGCTGACGCCGTCGCAGACCACGGATGCGTTGCGCGCGATCGGCAACATCGACAACGAAAAGTGGGACTCGACCTTGCCCGACGACGTGAAGCGCAGCGCGTACGCGTCGCTGCGGCTCGACATGCCGGGCGCGCAGGCGCTGGCGCGTCGGCTGGCGGCTGCGTGTGAGTGA
- a CDS encoding ATP-binding protein, with amino-acid sequence MTTIRPRDRDAVLQSLRAGVVPRIGQHLIQVGRARELEALLKDIERVADGGSAFRIVVGEYGAGKTFFLNLVRAIALEKKLVTIHADLNPDRRLHASGGQARSLYAELVKNMATRTKPEGGALAGVVEKFIGQAKTEAKATGRSSDEVIRAQLSQLTEMVNGYDFADVIAAYCKGFEEGNEKLKSDAVRWLRGEFSTRTDARQALGVRTIVDDANMYDQLKVLGRFVRLAGYSGLMVCLDEMVNLYKLANLQARNANYEQILRILNDSLQGTAEGLGFVLGGTPEFLLDTRRGLYSYAALQSRLAENAFATNGLVDYSGPVIRLAALTPEDFYVLLDKLRLVYAFGDASKALVPEEAIPAFMAHCATRLGEAYFRTPRTTITAFINFLAVLEQNPSTDWRELIGSMDIERDTGGAADIVNDAASDSDDELASFRLN; translated from the coding sequence ATGACAACGATTCGCCCCAGGGACCGCGACGCGGTCCTGCAATCCCTGCGTGCCGGCGTCGTGCCGCGCATCGGGCAACATCTGATCCAGGTCGGGCGCGCGCGCGAACTCGAAGCGCTGCTGAAGGACATCGAGCGCGTCGCGGACGGCGGCTCGGCGTTTCGCATCGTCGTCGGCGAATATGGCGCGGGCAAGACGTTCTTCCTGAATCTCGTGCGCGCAATCGCGCTCGAGAAAAAGCTCGTCACCATCCACGCGGATTTGAATCCCGACCGGCGCCTGCATGCGTCGGGCGGCCAGGCGCGTTCGCTGTACGCGGAACTCGTCAAGAACATGGCGACGCGTACCAAGCCCGAAGGCGGCGCGCTCGCGGGCGTGGTCGAGAAGTTCATCGGCCAGGCGAAGACGGAAGCGAAAGCGACAGGCCGCAGCAGCGACGAAGTGATCCGCGCGCAGCTCTCGCAACTGACGGAGATGGTCAACGGCTACGATTTCGCCGATGTGATTGCCGCTTATTGCAAGGGTTTCGAGGAAGGCAACGAGAAGCTCAAGAGCGACGCCGTGCGCTGGCTGCGCGGCGAGTTCTCGACGCGCACCGATGCGCGCCAGGCGCTCGGCGTGCGCACCATCGTCGACGACGCGAACATGTACGACCAGCTGAAAGTGCTCGGCCGATTCGTGCGGCTCGCAGGCTACAGCGGCCTGATGGTGTGCCTCGACGAAATGGTGAACCTGTACAAGCTCGCCAATCTGCAGGCGCGCAACGCGAACTACGAGCAGATCCTGCGCATCCTGAACGACTCGCTGCAAGGCACGGCGGAAGGGCTCGGTTTCGTGCTCGGCGGCACGCCCGAGTTTCTGCTCGACACGCGACGTGGCCTCTACAGCTACGCGGCGCTGCAGTCGCGCCTCGCGGAAAACGCGTTCGCGACCAACGGTCTCGTCGACTACAGCGGTCCCGTGATCCGTCTCGCCGCGCTCACGCCCGAAGACTTCTACGTGCTGCTCGACAAGCTGCGCCTCGTCTATGCATTCGGCGACGCGAGCAAGGCGCTCGTGCCCGAGGAAGCGATTCCCGCGTTCATGGCGCACTGCGCGACACGCCTCGGCGAAGCGTATTTCCGCACGCCGCGCACGACGATCACCGCGTTCATCAATTTTCTGGCGGTGCTGGAGCAGAACCCGTCGACGGACTGGCGCGAACTGATCGGCAGCATGGATATCGAGCGCGACACGGGCGGCGCGGCCGACATCGTCAACGACGCCGCGTCCGACAGCGACGATGAGCTTGCCAGCTTCCGGCTCAACTGA
- the rarD gene encoding EamA family transporter RarD translates to MNANNQKQKEGAGYAALLVALCWWGLMPLYYWHLKEVSAPEMLAHRVFWSFALLSVVIALKPALRQQMGDWRSFALALLPAVLLSANWVVYILASVTGNALQASLGYFLNPLLSAALGIVFLNERLNGLKALALALGVAGTAVQCVAHGGVPVFALMLTVTFSLLGLTRKVWPTRNAILSTWRETVVMMPFALGYFGYLTSHHALAFTSYGIDASVLMMLAGPLTVVPLALYAYAMPLVSLTESAVMQYVTPTVTFVLALTVFHERLTAIDLTGYGLIWCGLALATYASVRRRRLTLVAAPTPAAGSATQGVQSVQGVQGAGVAGQNVSFLAAHKKTPASAGVNRFWHSEGRPEPERRCEKSDA, encoded by the coding sequence ATGAATGCAAACAATCAGAAGCAGAAGGAGGGCGCCGGCTACGCTGCGCTGCTCGTGGCGCTGTGCTGGTGGGGCTTGATGCCCTTGTACTACTGGCATCTGAAGGAAGTGAGCGCGCCGGAAATGCTCGCGCATCGCGTGTTCTGGTCGTTCGCGCTGCTCTCTGTCGTGATCGCGCTCAAACCTGCGTTGCGGCAGCAAATGGGCGACTGGCGCTCGTTCGCGCTCGCGCTGCTGCCGGCCGTGCTGCTGTCGGCGAACTGGGTCGTGTATATCCTCGCGTCGGTGACGGGTAATGCACTGCAGGCGAGTCTCGGATATTTCCTGAACCCGCTGTTGTCCGCGGCGCTCGGCATCGTGTTTCTGAATGAGCGTCTGAATGGTCTGAAAGCGTTGGCGCTCGCGCTCGGAGTCGCGGGCACGGCCGTCCAGTGCGTCGCGCACGGTGGCGTGCCCGTGTTCGCCCTCATGCTGACGGTGACGTTCTCGCTGCTGGGCCTTACGCGCAAGGTGTGGCCGACGCGCAATGCGATCCTCAGTACGTGGCGCGAGACGGTGGTGATGATGCCGTTCGCGCTCGGCTACTTCGGCTATCTGACCTCGCACCATGCGCTCGCTTTCACGTCGTACGGCATCGACGCGTCGGTGCTGATGATGCTGGCGGGGCCGTTGACGGTGGTGCCGCTCGCGCTGTACGCGTACGCGATGCCACTGGTGTCGCTGACGGAATCGGCCGTGATGCAGTACGTGACGCCGACCGTGACCTTCGTTCTCGCGCTCACGGTCTTCCACGAACGGCTGACGGCGATCGACCTGACGGGCTACGGCCTGATCTGGTGCGGCCTTGCGCTTGCGACGTACGCGTCGGTGCGGCGCCGTCGTCTGACGCTCGTCGCCGCGCCGACGCCGGCGGCCGGGTCAGCCACGCAAGGCGTGCAAAGTGTGCAGGGCGTGCAAGGTGCAGGCGTCGCGGGCCAAAACGTGTCCTTTCTGGCAGCCCACAAAAAGACGCCAGCTTCCGCTGGCGTGAATAGGTTCTGGCATTCCGAGGGCCGTCCAGAACCTGAGAGACGGTGCGAAAAATCTGACGCTTGA
- a CDS encoding LysR family transcriptional regulator produces MRPYLPLNALRAFESSARHLSFTRAALELNVTQAAVSQQVRTLEERLGATLFKRLPRGLAITDEGLALRPVLSDAFDRIEAVLRQFEGGHFHEVLTVGAVGTFAVGWLMPRLKAFHDAHPFVELRLMTNNNLVDLAAEGLDFAIRFGDGTWPGSRASKLFDAPLSVLCTPEIAQRLHTPADLASEKLLRSYRADDWASWFAAAGLAPRPVRGPVFDSSRLMVEAAMQGAGVALAPASMFERDLSMGRLARPFDIDVHAGSYWLTWQKAKPASPAMRAFSLWIAKEVAEGGDASGEAP; encoded by the coding sequence ATGCGACCGTATCTGCCTCTGAACGCGCTGCGCGCGTTCGAATCGTCGGCCCGGCATCTGAGCTTCACGCGCGCCGCGCTCGAACTGAACGTCACGCAGGCGGCCGTGAGCCAGCAGGTGCGGACGCTCGAAGAACGCCTCGGCGCGACGCTCTTCAAGCGTCTGCCGCGTGGACTCGCGATCACGGATGAAGGACTCGCGTTGCGTCCCGTGCTCAGCGACGCGTTCGATCGCATCGAAGCCGTGCTGCGGCAATTTGAAGGCGGGCATTTTCATGAGGTGCTGACGGTCGGCGCCGTCGGCACGTTCGCAGTGGGCTGGCTGATGCCGCGTTTGAAAGCCTTTCACGACGCGCATCCGTTCGTCGAGTTGCGTCTGATGACGAACAACAATCTCGTCGATCTCGCCGCCGAAGGTCTCGACTTCGCGATCCGTTTCGGCGACGGCACGTGGCCCGGTTCACGCGCATCGAAGCTGTTCGACGCGCCGCTGTCGGTGCTGTGCACGCCGGAGATCGCGCAACGGCTGCATACGCCCGCCGATCTCGCCAGCGAAAAGCTGCTGCGCTCGTATCGCGCCGACGACTGGGCGAGCTGGTTCGCGGCAGCGGGTCTCGCGCCGCGTCCCGTGCGCGGGCCCGTGTTCGATTCGTCGCGGCTGATGGTGGAAGCGGCGATGCAAGGCGCGGGCGTCGCGCTCGCACCGGCGTCGATGTTCGAACGCGATCTGTCGATGGGACGCCTTGCGCGTCCGTTCGATATCGACGTGCACGCGGGCAGTTACTGGCTCACGTGGCAGAAGGCGAAACCGGCGTCGCCCGCGATGCGCGCGTTCAGCTTGTGGATTGCAAAGGAAGTGGCCGAAGGCGGGGATGCATCGGGCGAAGCGCCGTAA
- a CDS encoding MDR family MFS transporter, giving the protein MSNHPQTKRHLVIAAVMASMAMVAIEATIVSTAMPQIVTQLGGLRLYSWVFSSFLLAQTAMTVVFGKLADLFGRKPTVLVGIAIFLIGSIGAGFAWSMPAMIVFRLIQGMGAGAIQPVTLTIVADLYPARERGKIQGYLASVWAISAVIGPMAGGLLIRDLSWSWIFWINVPIGFLAAFFFISFLHEEKRHQRPSIDIMGAVLFTIAIGALMMALTDAGSENNGRALFEVALCVVVGVLFVWHERRVAEPMISFALWSQRPIAACNAATVMSGMALMGLTTFLPMYVQGVLHQSPVVAGLALTMVMLGWPSGATFTAKSFHRLGLRRLMVAGSFFLPLGAIAFALLQPNGSPVTAGVGSLVMGLGMGIVSVSSLILIQEIVQPLQRGSATASNLFSRNLGSTLGAAIFGAVLNFGLSHFKGMSITSDQLRSLLDATPGAAQTAQAALSANDMVRAALHHSLHLTFLSIFVICVGAVLSVMMVPHIKIGEQREKTSAAAHLTEM; this is encoded by the coding sequence ATGTCGAACCATCCCCAGACGAAGCGTCATCTCGTCATCGCGGCCGTGATGGCGTCGATGGCGATGGTGGCTATCGAGGCCACCATCGTCTCGACGGCCATGCCGCAAATCGTCACGCAACTCGGCGGCCTGCGCCTTTACAGCTGGGTGTTCTCGTCGTTCCTGCTCGCGCAGACGGCGATGACCGTCGTGTTCGGCAAACTCGCCGATCTGTTCGGCCGCAAGCCGACCGTGCTGGTCGGCATCGCCATTTTCCTGATCGGCTCGATCGGCGCGGGTTTCGCGTGGTCGATGCCCGCGATGATCGTGTTCCGGCTGATCCAGGGCATGGGCGCGGGCGCGATCCAGCCCGTCACGCTGACCATCGTCGCCGACCTGTATCCGGCGCGCGAGCGCGGCAAGATTCAGGGCTATCTGGCGAGCGTCTGGGCGATCTCGGCCGTGATCGGTCCGATGGCGGGCGGTCTGCTGATCCGCGATCTGTCGTGGTCGTGGATCTTCTGGATCAACGTACCCATCGGTTTTCTGGCCGCGTTTTTCTTCATCTCGTTCCTGCATGAAGAGAAGCGTCACCAGCGTCCGTCGATCGACATCATGGGCGCAGTGCTGTTCACCATCGCGATCGGTGCGCTGATGATGGCGCTCACCGACGCCGGCTCGGAAAACAACGGCCGCGCGCTGTTCGAAGTGGCGCTGTGTGTCGTCGTAGGCGTGCTGTTCGTGTGGCACGAGCGGCGCGTGGCGGAGCCGATGATCTCGTTCGCGCTGTGGAGCCAGCGGCCCATCGCCGCGTGCAATGCGGCGACCGTGATGTCCGGCATGGCGCTGATGGGTCTCACCACGTTCCTGCCGATGTATGTGCAGGGCGTGCTGCATCAATCGCCTGTGGTTGCGGGGCTTGCGCTGACGATGGTGATGCTCGGCTGGCCGTCGGGCGCGACCTTCACCGCGAAGTCGTTTCATCGGCTCGGGCTGCGGCGCCTGATGGTCGCGGGCAGTTTCTTCCTGCCGCTCGGCGCTATCGCGTTCGCGCTGCTGCAGCCGAACGGCTCGCCCGTCACGGCGGGTGTCGGGTCGCTCGTGATGGGACTCGGCATGGGGATCGTCAGCGTCAGTTCGCTGATCCTGATTCAGGAAATCGTGCAGCCGTTGCAACGCGGTTCGGCCACGGCGTCGAACCTGTTTTCACGCAACCTGGGCAGCACGCTCGGCGCGGCGATTTTCGGCGCGGTGCTGAACTTCGGCCTGAGTCACTTCAAGGGTATGTCGATCACGTCCGACCAGTTGCGTTCGCTGCTCGATGCGACGCCGGGTGCGGCTCAGACCGCCCAGGCCGCGCTGTCGGCCAACGACATGGTGCGCGCGGCGCTCCATCATTCGCTGCATCTGACCTTCCTGTCGATCTTCGTGATCTGCGTTGGGGCGGTGCTGTCGGTGATGATGGTGCCGCACATCAAGATCGGCGAACAGCGCGAAAAGACATCGGCGGCTGCACATCTCACCGAGATGTGA